The Verrucomicrobiia bacterium sequence GGCCGCAATCAACAGCAGCCCAACTGCCAGCAGGATGGCTTCACGCCGTTTCACGCCGCAGCCTCCTGTGAGGACTTTTTCCGGGCAGACGAATCCAGCCGGCGCCCGAGATACACCAAACCGACGATCACAGGGACATACGGCAACAGGCTGACCACCATGTTCTCATGCACCCAATCTCCGGCGCTTTTCCCGAACAAATCTGCCGTCAAAACGATCAACAAGAGGCGAACGGCGTTGCCAAAAACGGCCAGTGGAAAGGAGGCCAGCAACATCGCCATCCAACGCCATGAGGCCCGGAACAGTGCATAGCCATAGACTGTGGCCAGAAAAAAGATTGCGGTCAGACTCCGCAGCCCGCTGCAGGCCGGAGCCACGTCATATTGATACGTCTGGGAGGCATCAAACAGCCCCGTGCCCACCCGGATCACATCCAGTCCCAGTAGATAATGAGAGACAAACTCAACGATCACGGTCACCAACATCCGCAACGGAAAGGTCACCACCGTGTCCACCCCCTGCAACGGCACCATGAACAGGAACAAAAAAAAGGGAAAAAAACTGGCCCGCAACCAGCGAGGTCCCCACGCTAGCCCCATCATGCCATAAACTCCGACAAAAAAAGCGATGATTGAAAGGCGGGGTTGTTGAACGAGGTAACCAACACCATGCATGAATAGAGCAACCACCACCAAGCCCAAACCCGGAGGCCACGTTTCTTTCTCCACCGTTAGCAGATCCCGGCGCTTCAGCCAGAACAGCGCCAATACCAAAAAGGGAGATAACAGGCCTGGCCCCTGCTCCGTTTGGACATTGGTGTGCACATTGATGGTCCACACCCAACCAAACAACGACGGGGTATCCACATAGCCAAACGTGCCATTGCCCAAAACCTGAAACAACATCACCCATGCGCCCAATAAACCGAAAAACAACCCCTTGTTTGGCAAAGCTCCCCAACACGACATGCACTCAACCCAAATGGACTCGACCACCCCGTCACGAACAATGGCATCAGTTGCGGCTTGCATTCGAGTTTGCACCACTAGCTCATTGACCAGCGGGTCTCAATGAAATTCAGTTTTTTGTTTATGCCGCACCCCCAATGCCGCCGCCCCAGACCATGCCAATGCAATGTTTGAGAACGGGTGACCCACTCGCCACCGATCAAAACTCGCTCAAATAATGAGCATGGAATCGGGACGCCTCCTTCTATAGCCTTAGCGCGAACTTTAGCCACAGTATGAGGCAGGAGCCAGAGGCACCCATAGGTGAACAAACCGCAAAAATGCAACGGCGATTGTCCATCGTAATACCGGTTTATCAAAACGAACTCAACCTGCCTGACTGTCACGCAGCTGTCAGTGCGGTGCTGGAGTCCTTGCCGCCGGACGTGACAGCCGATCTTGTTTTCGTTAACGACGGCTCCACTGATAATTCCTGCGCCGAACTCATTAAGATTCAGTCCCAGAGCAAATACCCGGTCACCATCGTAGATTTGTGGCGCAATTTTGGACAGGTGGCGGCCTTGTTCGCCGGCTATCGCACGGCGCACGGTGAGGCAGTGGTCACCATGTCGGCCGACCTGCAAGATCCGCCCGAACTGATTCTTGAAATGGTCAAAGCTTGGCTGAGCGGCGAGAAACTGGTGTTAGCCGTGCGAGCCGGCCGGGAAGAGGGTTGGTTTCGGAAATGGACCTCATGGGCATTTTACAGTGCGATGCGCAAGCTTGCGATCGGCACGATGCCCATTGGAGGTTTCGACTATTTCCTGATGGATCGCCAGCTGCTGGACACTGTCCTATCGGTCAACGAACGGAATGTTTTCCTCCAAGGTCAGGTGCTTTGGCCGGGCACCAAGCCGTTCCTAATCCCGTATTTGCGCCGGCAACGCCTCAAAGGCAAAAGCCAATGGAAGCTCGCCCGAAAAATCAGCTATTTTTTGGATGGCTTCACAGCTTATACGGCGTTCCCTTTGCGACTGGCAGCTTGGGCAGGCGCAGGCTTTTGTGTGCTGGCCTGCATCGCTTCAGTGCTGCTGGTATTTCAACGTGTCTTCTATGGCACTGCCATCGCAGGGTGGACGTCCTTGATGATCGTAATTCTTCTGGTCGGTGGCATACAAATGCTCACCATTGGAATTCTGGGAGAATACTTATGGCGGAATTTGGAGCAGACACGCATCCGCCCACTGTATCTCGTCCGAGAAGTTCACACTCCACCCAAGGCCCGCCAGTCCGTCACAAACGGGGACAGCCGATGAAATCAAGAGTCAAACTCATAGTCTGGGGAGCCGGTGGGCATGCCGCCGTTGTGGCGGACATCATCCAAAGAGGCACAAATCATCAGCTGGCTGGTTTCATCGACGACATCAATCCAACACGCAAGGGACAACCCTTCGGCGGCGGAACAATTCTCGGTGGACAAGCCGAACTGGTAAAACTTCACGCCGCCGGCGTGAAGCATCTGCATGTCGCCATCGGCAACAATGCGGCACGCATCAAAGCGGCCGCCCGCGCCAAAGAACTGGGTTTTTCGCTGGTCACCATTATCAGCCCTTCCGCCGACGTGGCCGTCAACGTGCAAATTGGCGCGGGAACTTTTGTCGCTCCAGGCGCGGTCGTCACGCCCGGTGTTTGCATTGGCGAATGCGTCATTATCAACACCAGCGCCAGCGTCGATCATCATTGCACAATTGCCGACGGCGCTCATATCTGTCCGGGCGTTCATCTGGCGGGCGGCGTGTCTGTGGGCAACGGGGCGTGGGTTGGCATCGGCGCCACGGTGATTGAAAACATCCGGATTGGTTCAGGCGCGACTGTTGGAGCTGGTGCGGTGGTGGTGCGAGACATTCCTGAAAACACTTTGGCTTACGGCGTGCCCGCACGGCTGGTGCGCCGGATGGATGGGGCATGATGAAAAACAATTCGCTCGCAAAATTGGCGGTAGCCGGCGGCAAGCCGGCTTTTGCAGAGAAACTCCATGTCGGCCGCCCCAACTTGGGCGATCGGGCACAGTTGCTGCAACGGCTCAATGACATTCTCGATCGCCGCTGGTTGACCAATTCCGGCTGCTATTTGCGGGAATTTGAGCGCCAAGTCGCCACCTTGACCCGCACCAGACATTGTGTCGCCATGTGCAATGGTGAGAGCGCACTCCAAATCGCCATCCGCGCACTGGGCCTGAAAGGTGAAGTCATTGTTCCAGCCTTCACATTCGTTGCCACCGCACACGCGCTACAGTGGCAGGGCATCACACCCGTTTTCGCCGACGTTGACCCGGTCACCCACCTGATTGACCCTGCGAGCGTCGAACGTTTGATATCGGAGCGGACCACCGCAATTCTTGGAGTCCATCTCTGGGGCCAGCCCTGCCCCGTCCGGACATTGGAAAAGCTGGCCCAAACGCACCGTTTAAAGCTCTTCTTTGATGCCGCGCATGCCTTCGGTTGCAGCAATGAAGATGGAACCGTCGGCGGTTTTGGAGACGCTGAAGTGTTTAGTTTTCACGCCACAAAATTCGTAAACAGTCTCGAAGGAGGCGCTCTCGTCACCAACCATGACGACCTGGCCCAAGTGGCACGAATGATGATCAATTTTGGCTTTGTCGGGTTTGACGACGTCCAGCATGTCGGGATGAATGCGAAGCTGAACGAGTTCAGCGCCGCAATGGGGCTGACCTCGTTGGAGTCCATGGACAGGTTCATCGCACGCAATCAGCAGAACCACCGTTTATATCGAGAGCTGCTCGGAGATGTTCCGGGAATTCGCGTGCTTGAATACCCATTGGCTGCAAGATTGAATTATCAATATGTGGTCATTGATGCAGATCCCCAGGCGTGTCCCATTTCACGAGACCGATTGCTGGACGTGCTGTGGGCGGAAAACGTGATTGCCCGCCGTTACTTCTATCCCGGAGTCCACCGCATGGAACCCTACCGGACACTCTTTCCCGACGCCGCCGCGGCTTTGCCGAACACCGAACGCGTCAGTGCCGGAGTGCTGGTGCTGCCGACTGGTGAAAGCATGACCGCAAATGAAATTGAGCAGGTGTGTGAAATCATCCGCCTGTCCGTTCATCATGGCAGCGAACTGATGCGTATCTTGGAGGATTCGCCTCGCCGAATTCATAAGGAAATTGGCCGATAGCTATTGAAAGAGAATCGCATTCTGGAGTGTTTTGCTGGGCAAATCCGAGCTTCCCCATGGAATACGGCTTGGAATTAACATCGCGAACGGCTTATGAACCGCTCAAATACCGAACCCCGCGTGCCAGAGAAATAATGAACGCCACGATTTCACCGTTATGATCAGCACCTCATCAAATAAACTCGATTCAGCGTCCCAACGCGCAGCTTGGTGGCCTTGGATATTTATTCTCGTGCTAGGGATTATTTGCGCGCTGGCAATCAGCCGGGAGAGCTTCTGGATTGATGAACTGTATACACCGCGCGCGGCAGAGCAGCCGACCTTGACCGCTTGGTGGAAGGAGGTCTTTTACGAAAAAGGGTCCAACCTGCAGGCCCCCCTTTACATGCTTTGGATTTGGGTTTGCGGCCAAATTTTTGGCACAAGCGAACTGGCGCTTCGCGCCGTCAATTTGCTCTGGTTTGCGCCCGCCCTGCTGGCGCTGACCCAAGCCTTGGTCTCGCGGCCGACCCTCCAAACCACTGCGTTGCTCACGACAGCAATGGGCCCAATGACGTGGTATTACCTAAACGAGGCCCGGCCCTATGCCATGCAATTGGGCACAAGCCTCTACCTCTTTGCCGTGATTATTCACTGGCGGCTTCACCCAGACGCAGCCATCACAAGAGAACGATGGCGGGTTTTGAGTTTTGCAACGGCTCTCGTGTTGTTGTGCGGCAGCAGCCTGCTCGCCATGATTTTGGCCGCAGCACCCCTGTTTACGGTCCTGGTCATGTTGCCGTTGAATCAACTCCGGGCGTTGGGACGGACCTTTCTGGCCGTCTGGGCAGTTACCTTGACTGTGCTGTTTTGCATGGGAGTTTACTATTTGTGGACTCTGCATCAAGGCGCCCGTGCCACCTCCTTGGCGACCACAAACCTCAAAAACCTAGCGTTTATTGCCTACGAATTATTGGGATTTGACGGCTTGGGGCCCGGCCGGCTCGAAATCAGGAGCGGCGGACTCAGCGTTTTCAAAGTGTTTATGCCTGTCCTTGTTTTTTACGCAGGCGTGACGGCCATCTTGCTCTTTTTTGGCGGACAAGAGTTGTGGCGAAAGATGGGAGCCAAAAAGCTGGCTGCCATTTTGTTGGCCGCACTCGCACCGGCAGGATTCATTTTTGCCACCGGCGCTCTGGTTCATTTCCGGGTTTTGGGACGGCATATGATGTGCCTGGCTCCGTTGGTGTTCTTGCTGCTTGCTGTAGGCGCGGCCGCCACTTGGCGGCGTCGCCGGTGGGGAAAGATTACAGTAACTGTCTTTTTTACGCTCTACTTCACATCATCACTCGCGCTCCGATTTGCATCGCGCCACCAAAAAGACGACTATCGGGGCGCAGCCGCGATTGCTAAGAGGGCGATCGCCTCGGGCAAATCAGTCTGGTGGAACGCCGAGCAAAACGGAGCTGTCTATTATCAAGTGCCTTTCTCGACGGGAAACACCATGGAAAGAGGCAAGGCGTATTATTTGATGAATCCGTCCGAAGACCAGCTGA is a genomic window containing:
- a CDS encoding exosortase/archaeosortase family protein, producing MQAATDAIVRDGVVESIWVECMSCWGALPNKGLFFGLLGAWVMLFQVLGNGTFGYVDTPSLFGWVWTINVHTNVQTEQGPGLLSPFLVLALFWLKRRDLLTVEKETWPPGLGLVVVALFMHGVGYLVQQPRLSIIAFFVGVYGMMGLAWGPRWLRASFFPFFLFLFMVPLQGVDTVVTFPLRMLVTVIVEFVSHYLLGLDVIRVGTGLFDASQTYQYDVAPACSGLRSLTAIFFLATVYGYALFRASWRWMAMLLASFPLAVFGNAVRLLLIVLTADLFGKSAGDWVHENMVVSLLPYVPVIVGLVYLGRRLDSSARKKSSQEAAA
- a CDS encoding glycosyltransferase family 2 protein; translation: MSIVIPVYQNELNLPDCHAAVSAVLESLPPDVTADLVFVNDGSTDNSCAELIKIQSQSKYPVTIVDLWRNFGQVAALFAGYRTAHGEAVVTMSADLQDPPELILEMVKAWLSGEKLVLAVRAGREEGWFRKWTSWAFYSAMRKLAIGTMPIGGFDYFLMDRQLLDTVLSVNERNVFLQGQVLWPGTKPFLIPYLRRQRLKGKSQWKLARKISYFLDGFTAYTAFPLRLAAWAGAGFCVLACIASVLLVFQRVFYGTAIAGWTSLMIVILLVGGIQMLTIGILGEYLWRNLEQTRIRPLYLVREVHTPPKARQSVTNGDSR
- a CDS encoding acetyltransferase codes for the protein MAEFGADTHPPTVSRPRSSHSTQGPPVRHKRGQPMKSRVKLIVWGAGGHAAVVADIIQRGTNHQLAGFIDDINPTRKGQPFGGGTILGGQAELVKLHAAGVKHLHVAIGNNAARIKAAARAKELGFSLVTIISPSADVAVNVQIGAGTFVAPGAVVTPGVCIGECVIINTSASVDHHCTIADGAHICPGVHLAGGVSVGNGAWVGIGATVIENIRIGSGATVGAGAVVVRDIPENTLAYGVPARLVRRMDGA
- a CDS encoding aminotransferase class I/II-fold pyridoxal phosphate-dependent enzyme; this encodes MMKNNSLAKLAVAGGKPAFAEKLHVGRPNLGDRAQLLQRLNDILDRRWLTNSGCYLREFERQVATLTRTRHCVAMCNGESALQIAIRALGLKGEVIVPAFTFVATAHALQWQGITPVFADVDPVTHLIDPASVERLISERTTAILGVHLWGQPCPVRTLEKLAQTHRLKLFFDAAHAFGCSNEDGTVGGFGDAEVFSFHATKFVNSLEGGALVTNHDDLAQVARMMINFGFVGFDDVQHVGMNAKLNEFSAAMGLTSLESMDRFIARNQQNHRLYRELLGDVPGIRVLEYPLAARLNYQYVVIDADPQACPISRDRLLDVLWAENVIARRYFYPGVHRMEPYRTLFPDAAAALPNTERVSAGVLVLPTGESMTANEIEQVCEIIRLSVHHGSELMRILEDSPRRIHKEIGR